A single Flavobacterium sp. 1 DNA region contains:
- a CDS encoding DUF6055 domain-containing protein has translation MNNFIKSIVFLFLSFISFVNAQENALVKKLYIPAKVWSVPDNNNYDSPDSDYSYSRMIESDNIAIFWHKEYGNDPMLNADVTKRFDPKTAIAECERFYSFYVNDLKLVQKGQSVSDKFKLLIYVFGGDENTAFGGGEEEVGILWTPAARINKTPYGALAHEIGHSFQYISQIDTKTGFDGTIMEMSAQYMLWQVYPEWMTFENYHLKDFLKGTHYAFLHPANMYHSPYVLEYWSNKYGIEFWGKLNRSTQAGEDLVMTYKRINDLSQEQFNDEMFDASRKFITWDMKRVEDVAKPYRNLHTTKLNQTEDGWYQIDASNCPQDYGYNGIKLSVPVTGTKIKLNFKGLAGAKGYNAVLKDKAGWRYGFVASLKDGNRIYGEAFKNNEGKAEFVVPENTEYLWLVVSGSPNGHEKHSWDNEKEVYRDFPYKVKFVNTKPL, from the coding sequence ATGAACAACTTTATAAAAAGCATCGTTTTTCTTTTTTTATCATTTATTAGTTTTGTGAATGCTCAAGAAAATGCTTTAGTTAAAAAATTATACATTCCTGCTAAAGTTTGGTCTGTTCCGGATAATAACAATTATGATTCTCCAGACAGCGATTACAGTTATAGCCGAATGATAGAATCGGATAATATTGCTATTTTTTGGCACAAAGAATACGGCAATGATCCCATGCTAAACGCAGATGTCACAAAACGTTTTGACCCTAAAACAGCGATAGCTGAATGTGAGCGCTTTTATAGTTTTTATGTAAATGACTTAAAATTAGTTCAAAAAGGACAATCAGTAAGCGATAAATTCAAATTGCTGATCTATGTTTTTGGTGGTGATGAAAATACTGCTTTTGGCGGTGGAGAAGAGGAAGTAGGGATTTTGTGGACACCAGCAGCACGAATAAATAAAACTCCTTACGGGGCTTTGGCACATGAAATTGGACATTCCTTTCAATACATAAGTCAAATTGATACTAAAACCGGATTCGATGGGACAATTATGGAAATGTCTGCACAATACATGCTTTGGCAAGTATATCCAGAGTGGATGACATTTGAAAATTATCATCTAAAAGATTTCTTGAAAGGTACTCATTACGCATTTCTGCATCCTGCAAATATGTACCATTCTCCTTATGTGCTTGAATATTGGTCTAACAAATATGGTATAGAATTTTGGGGTAAATTAAACAGATCAACCCAAGCAGGAGAAGATTTAGTTATGACCTATAAAAGAATTAATGATTTATCACAAGAGCAATTCAATGATGAGATGTTTGATGCATCTCGAAAGTTCATTACTTGGGACATGAAAAGGGTAGAGGATGTGGCAAAACCATATCGGAATTTGCATACAACAAAATTGAACCAAACGGAAGATGGATGGTACCAAATAGATGCCTCTAATTGTCCGCAGGATTATGGTTACAATGGCATAAAACTTAGTGTGCCGGTAACAGGAACAAAAATAAAATTAAACTTTAAAGGTTTGGCTGGAGCCAAAGGATATAATGCTGTTTTAAAAGATAAAGCGGGCTGGCGCTATGGTTTTGTTGCATCACTAAAAGACGGAAATCGAATTTATGGCGAAGCTTTTAAGAACAATGAGGGTAAAGCTGAATTTGTAGTTCCAGAAAATACAGAATATTTATGGTTAGTAGTTAGTGGCTCTCCAAATGGGCATGAAAAACATTCTTGGGATAATGAAAAAGAAGTGTATAGAGATTTTCCTTATAAGGTGAAATTCGTAAATACAAAGCCTCTTTAG
- a CDS encoding aminopeptidase P family protein, with the protein MFSKETYIHRRQVLKKAVGSGLIIFPGNEEVGMNYRDNIYHFRQDSSFLYYSGIDRPSLFLLIDVDANIEILFGNDLTIEQTVWTGPQESLNIAAEKSGISAVQPLSFAEAIIKKGVQQKKAIHFLPPYRSALTLKLSNWLEISPLSLAEKASVKLSKAIVAQRSYKTNEELAEIEKAIDITAAMHLKAIQTARPGMAEYEVAAQVESTATGLGGHLAFPTILTVNGQYLHNHAGGNILQHGQMVLCDCGAENNMHYAGDMTRTFPVSNTFTAQQKEIYNIVLQAEKTAITTLKPGTLFRDSHLVACKEILIGLKSLGLVKGDLDEAVATGAHTLFFQCGLGHMMGMDVHDMENIGEEYIGYTDTLKKSTEFGLKSLRLGKELEEGFVLTVEPGIYFIPELIDQWQAEKKFSEFINYDKVQAYRNFGGIRIEEDFLITKDSYRLLGKPLAKKAEDIESLRNY; encoded by the coding sequence ATGTTTAGCAAAGAAACTTATATCCATAGAAGGCAAGTCCTAAAAAAAGCAGTTGGAAGCGGCCTAATTATATTTCCCGGGAATGAAGAGGTTGGCATGAATTACCGAGACAATATCTACCACTTTAGGCAGGACAGCAGTTTTTTGTATTATTCAGGAATCGACCGTCCTTCCCTATTTTTATTAATAGATGTCGATGCAAATATTGAGATATTGTTTGGAAATGATTTGACAATCGAGCAAACCGTTTGGACAGGACCTCAGGAATCATTGAATATTGCTGCCGAAAAATCAGGTATTAGTGCGGTTCAGCCATTATCTTTTGCGGAAGCGATAATTAAAAAAGGAGTACAGCAAAAAAAGGCTATACATTTTCTGCCTCCATACCGTTCGGCTCTAACCTTAAAACTAAGCAATTGGCTTGAAATTTCTCCGTTGTCATTGGCAGAAAAAGCTTCTGTAAAACTATCAAAAGCTATAGTTGCGCAGCGCTCTTATAAAACAAATGAAGAACTTGCTGAAATTGAAAAAGCAATTGATATAACAGCAGCAATGCATTTGAAAGCAATACAAACAGCCCGCCCAGGAATGGCTGAATACGAAGTTGCTGCACAAGTAGAAAGCACTGCAACTGGCCTTGGCGGTCATCTTGCGTTTCCAACTATTTTAACTGTAAATGGACAATATTTACATAATCATGCAGGCGGTAACATTTTACAGCATGGTCAAATGGTTTTGTGTGATTGCGGTGCCGAAAACAACATGCACTATGCAGGAGACATGACAAGAACTTTCCCTGTTTCCAATACTTTTACAGCACAGCAAAAAGAAATATACAACATTGTTCTACAGGCTGAAAAAACTGCAATAACAACTCTTAAACCGGGAACTTTATTTAGAGATTCGCATCTCGTTGCCTGCAAAGAAATTTTAATTGGATTGAAATCACTTGGTTTAGTAAAAGGAGATTTAGACGAAGCCGTTGCCACAGGTGCTCACACGCTGTTCTTTCAATGCGGTTTAGGACACATGATGGGAATGGATGTACATGATATGGAAAATATTGGCGAAGAATACATAGGCTATACCGATACATTAAAAAAGAGCACCGAATTTGGGCTAAAATCATTGCGTCTTGGAAAAGAACTTGAAGAAGGATTTGTCCTAACAGTAGAACCCGGTATTTACTTCATCCCAGAATTGATAGACCAGTGGCAGGCTGAAAAGAAATTCAGCGAGTTTATTAATTACGATAAAGTGCAGGCATACAGAAATTTTGGGGGTATTCGCATTGAAGAAGATTTCTTAATTACAAAAGATAGCTATAGGTTATTAGGTAAGCCTCTTGCCAAAAAAGCAGAAGATATTGAGTCATTAAGAAACTATTAA
- a CDS encoding DPP IV N-terminal domain-containing protein: MKKLTHLFFCLLLNLFFITANAQKIKWSNDNSSYYSVEKGEIIKYQLPNFTQTKIIDASQLVPKGNGKSLAIKDFEFSQNEKLVLIYTNSKKVWRRETRGDYWLFNKETNELHQIGKGKPESSLMFAKLSPDNNSVAYVSKHNLYVEDIASGKITPLTTDGTDRLINGTFDWAYEEEFDCRDGFRWSPDGKNIAFWQIDATKIKNFLLINNTDSIYSYTIPVEYPKVGEDPSACKIGVANIPTLQTTWMAIPGDSKQHYIPLMQWVPDGSSILVEQLNRKQNEAKLFLCNPKNGEAKQIYSEQNNSWIDVLPTENEGWKWINNGKDFLFLSEKGGWRQLYRIDKAGKEVLITNGKYDIISLEAIDEKNGFAYFLASPENATQQYLYKTLLNGKGELIKVSPSDEIGTHDYNLSADAKYGMHNFSNHKNQQVSEWVNLSYHKTIKEISSNKTPSGNVEMIQITTSDNITLDGWMIKPTPFDETKKYPVVFYVYTEPAGATVKDAAGYASTFLYNGDIAADGYIQISLDGRGTPVPKGAEWRKSIYQKIGILNIRDQAMAAKEILKWSFVDSDRIAVWGWSGGGSTTLNLLFQYPEIYKTGIAIASVPNQLLYDNIYQERYMGLPQENAAPFIKGSPITYAKNLQGNLLLVHGTGDDNVHYQGAEMLINELVKNGKYFQMMSYPNRTHSINEGEGTSEHLAQLFTQYLREHCPGGGR, from the coding sequence ATGAAAAAATTAACTCATCTATTTTTCTGTTTACTGCTTAATCTGTTTTTTATTACAGCCAATGCACAAAAAATAAAATGGAGCAATGACAACAGCAGTTATTATTCTGTAGAAAAAGGAGAAATCATCAAGTATCAATTACCAAATTTCACTCAAACAAAAATAATTGATGCATCACAGCTTGTTCCAAAAGGAAACGGAAAATCATTAGCTATTAAAGATTTTGAGTTCAGTCAAAATGAAAAATTGGTTTTAATCTATACCAATTCAAAAAAAGTATGGAGGCGAGAAACCAGAGGCGATTACTGGCTTTTCAATAAAGAAACAAATGAGCTGCATCAGATAGGGAAAGGCAAACCAGAATCTTCCCTGATGTTTGCTAAACTATCTCCAGACAACAATTCTGTCGCTTATGTGAGCAAGCATAATTTATATGTTGAAGATATTGCTTCGGGAAAAATAACTCCTTTGACCACAGATGGGACTGACCGTTTAATTAATGGAACTTTTGACTGGGCTTATGAAGAAGAATTCGACTGCAGAGATGGTTTTCGCTGGAGCCCTGACGGAAAAAATATTGCGTTTTGGCAGATTGATGCTACTAAAATTAAAAACTTCCTGTTAATCAATAATACCGATTCTATATACTCGTACACAATTCCTGTTGAATATCCAAAAGTGGGTGAAGACCCTTCTGCCTGCAAAATAGGGGTAGCAAATATACCTACACTGCAAACAACTTGGATGGCTATTCCCGGTGATTCAAAGCAACATTATATCCCGCTTATGCAATGGGTGCCGGATGGTTCTTCTATACTGGTTGAACAGCTAAACCGAAAACAAAATGAAGCTAAACTTTTTTTATGTAATCCTAAAAATGGTGAAGCAAAACAAATTTACTCCGAACAAAATAATTCATGGATTGATGTATTACCAACTGAAAATGAAGGCTGGAAATGGATCAATAACGGAAAAGATTTCCTCTTTCTATCAGAGAAAGGTGGATGGCGCCAGTTGTACCGTATTGACAAAGCTGGCAAAGAAGTTTTAATTACTAATGGAAAATATGACATAATAAGTCTTGAAGCAATAGATGAAAAGAATGGTTTTGCTTATTTTTTAGCTTCGCCTGAAAATGCGACACAACAGTACTTATATAAAACATTGCTAAACGGAAAAGGAGAATTAATAAAAGTATCTCCTAGCGATGAGATTGGCACGCATGATTATAATTTATCGGCTGATGCAAAATATGGAATGCATAATTTTTCTAATCATAAAAACCAGCAAGTATCAGAATGGGTAAATCTTTCTTACCACAAAACGATTAAGGAAATAAGCAGTAACAAGACTCCTAGCGGCAATGTAGAAATGATTCAGATTACGACAAGTGACAACATAACTCTTGACGGATGGATGATTAAACCAACTCCATTTGACGAAACAAAAAAATATCCTGTTGTATTTTATGTTTATACCGAACCCGCAGGAGCAACCGTAAAAGATGCCGCTGGTTATGCAAGCACCTTTTTATACAATGGAGATATTGCAGCAGACGGATATATTCAAATAAGTTTAGATGGCCGAGGAACTCCAGTTCCAAAAGGTGCAGAATGGAGAAAATCTATATATCAAAAAATAGGGATTTTAAACATTAGGGATCAGGCAATGGCGGCCAAAGAAATATTAAAATGGTCATTTGTGGATTCCGACCGAATTGCCGTTTGGGGATGGAGCGGCGGCGGATCGACCACCTTAAATCTTTTGTTTCAATATCCTGAGATTTATAAGACCGGAATAGCCATTGCATCTGTACCCAACCAATTATTGTATGATAACATCTATCAGGAACGCTACATGGGTTTACCGCAGGAAAACGCAGCACCTTTTATAAAAGGTTCTCCGATTACTTATGCTAAAAATCTTCAAGGCAACCTATTGCTTGTTCATGGCACCGGCGATGATAATGTACATTATCAAGGAGCTGAAATGCTTATCAACGAATTAGTAAAAAACGGTAAATATTTTCAAATGATGAGTTATCCAAATCGCACGCACAGCATCAATGAAGGAGAAGGAACCTCTGAACATCTAGCGCAATTATTCACTCAATATTTAAGAGAACACTGCCCTGGCGGAGGCAGATAA
- a CDS encoding M1 family metallopeptidase → MDRKHILVFIFLSLNLLSFGQNSKVYTLADTLRGSITKERQWWDVLRYDITVKPDYSNKIIQGSNSITYKVTNGKNNTKMQIDLQNPLVIDSVIQSGKKLSFKKEGSVWYIETPKSKTAITHKIDIFYHGKVHEAINAPWDGGWIWTKDALGRPWMTVACQGLGASVWYPCKDHQSDEPNQGASLTMIVPDTLVAIANGRLEFKKDNNDGTATYKWAVVNPISNYCIIPYIGKYVNFKENYKGVKGNLDLTYWVLDYNLEKAKNYMPTEVHNMLNAFEYWMGPYPFYEDGYQLIETSHTGMEHQSAVSYGNHYKPGYRDRDLSGTGWGMKWDFIIIHESGHEWFGNNITTNDLADMWVHEGFTNYSETLFVDYIFGEQAGNEYNAGTRQGIKNDRPITPSYNVNAQGSGDMYPKAGNMLHSIRHGIDNDSLFRNIIRSLGKDFYHQTVTSKQVENYVSKHLNFDYSKVFDQYLRTTQIPNFEFYFNADKTKIFYRYTNCVKGFNLPLTLKNDAVKIKIIPSDDWQNISASKEQQTLFNAEAITKMYYINPILKTVVK, encoded by the coding sequence ATGGATAGAAAGCACATATTGGTTTTTATTTTTCTCAGTTTAAATCTACTCTCTTTTGGGCAAAATTCAAAAGTGTATACTCTTGCTGATACACTAAGAGGAAGCATTACTAAAGAAAGACAATGGTGGGATGTTTTGCGCTATGACATCACTGTAAAACCGGATTACAGCAACAAAATAATTCAAGGAAGCAACTCCATAACCTATAAAGTAACTAATGGAAAAAACAACACCAAAATGCAGATCGACCTGCAGAATCCTTTGGTTATAGACAGCGTAATCCAATCTGGAAAAAAATTAAGTTTCAAAAAAGAAGGCAGTGTCTGGTATATTGAAACGCCTAAATCTAAAACAGCAATAACTCATAAAATAGACATTTTTTATCACGGAAAGGTTCATGAAGCTATTAATGCCCCTTGGGATGGCGGATGGATATGGACCAAAGATGCATTAGGCCGTCCCTGGATGACAGTGGCTTGTCAGGGACTTGGAGCATCAGTATGGTATCCTTGTAAAGACCATCAAAGCGACGAACCTAATCAAGGCGCCAGCCTTACGATGATCGTTCCTGATACATTAGTAGCTATTGCCAACGGAAGATTAGAATTCAAGAAAGACAATAACGATGGAACTGCAACATACAAATGGGCTGTTGTAAATCCTATCAGCAATTATTGCATTATTCCTTATATAGGCAAGTATGTAAACTTTAAGGAAAACTATAAAGGGGTAAAAGGAAATTTAGACTTGACCTATTGGGTACTGGACTACAACTTAGAAAAGGCTAAAAACTATATGCCAACGGAAGTTCATAATATGCTAAATGCATTTGAATACTGGATGGGACCTTATCCTTTTTATGAAGACGGCTATCAGCTCATTGAAACATCGCATACTGGAATGGAACATCAAAGTGCTGTTTCTTATGGCAACCATTATAAACCTGGATATAGAGATAGAGATCTCTCAGGAACTGGATGGGGAATGAAATGGGACTTTATCATCATCCACGAAAGCGGGCATGAATGGTTTGGAAATAATATAACAACAAATGACTTGGCAGATATGTGGGTTCACGAAGGATTTACAAATTATAGTGAAACTTTATTTGTAGATTACATTTTTGGAGAACAAGCTGGAAATGAATACAATGCTGGGACTCGACAAGGAATAAAAAATGACAGACCCATCACCCCTAGCTACAATGTTAATGCTCAAGGAAGTGGTGATATGTACCCTAAGGCTGGCAATATGCTGCATTCAATACGCCATGGAATTGATAACGACAGCTTGTTTCGAAATATAATAAGAAGTCTGGGAAAAGATTTTTATCATCAGACTGTTACTTCTAAACAGGTAGAAAATTACGTTTCAAAACACCTTAATTTCGATTATAGTAAGGTATTCGACCAATATCTTAGAACTACGCAAATTCCAAATTTTGAGTTTTATTTTAATGCCGACAAGACTAAAATTTTCTATCGTTACACTAACTGCGTAAAGGGATTTAATCTGCCTTTAACTTTAAAAAATGACGCTGTAAAAATAAAGATAATACCTTCTGATGATTGGCAAAATATTTCTGCAAGTAAAGAACAACAAACATTATTCAATGCAGAAGCAATTACCAAAATGTATTATATAAATCCAATTTTGAAAACAGTCGTAAAATAG
- a CDS encoding AraC family transcriptional regulator: protein MKVFPFKIPKSNEEAFLYQEDREFVFYDKYHQHEEIQISLIKKGEGTVLVGDTITEYEKGDILIMGINLPHVFRSEETENQSLSVMLTIFFSKNAFGKDFFDLPELKKTNGFFKDIKNGILIKNAPSSIKRKFDKFKNANSFDRFIIFFNLLKLFDQADKQPLSNSVYDKPFTDAEGKRMQMVFDFVMTNYQKNITLQEISEIANMTKNAFCKYFKVRTNKTFFQFLIEIRIERAAKLLIKNKELSVIEIAELCGFNNISNFNRKFKEIKKKTPFEFKNSLSNP, encoded by the coding sequence ATGAAAGTATTTCCGTTTAAAATACCAAAATCTAACGAAGAAGCATTCTTATATCAAGAAGACAGAGAATTTGTTTTTTATGACAAATACCATCAGCATGAAGAAATTCAGATCAGCTTAATAAAAAAAGGAGAAGGAACAGTTTTGGTTGGTGATACGATTACCGAATATGAAAAAGGCGACATCCTTATAATGGGAATTAATCTGCCTCATGTCTTTCGGTCTGAAGAAACAGAAAATCAGTCACTCTCCGTTATGCTTACCATATTTTTTTCGAAAAATGCATTTGGCAAAGATTTTTTTGATCTTCCTGAATTAAAAAAAACAAATGGTTTCTTTAAAGATATAAAAAATGGAATCCTTATTAAAAACGCCCCTTCTTCTATTAAAAGGAAGTTTGATAAATTTAAAAATGCGAATAGCTTTGACCGCTTTATTATTTTTTTCAACCTTTTAAAATTATTTGACCAAGCAGATAAACAGCCTTTATCTAATTCAGTATACGACAAACCATTTACAGATGCTGAAGGTAAAAGAATGCAGATGGTTTTTGATTTTGTAATGACAAATTACCAGAAAAACATTACGCTGCAGGAAATCTCCGAAATTGCAAACATGACCAAAAATGCTTTCTGCAAATATTTTAAAGTCCGAACAAACAAAACCTTTTTTCAGTTTCTGATCGAAATAAGAATAGAGCGGGCTGCCAAACTATTAATAAAAAACAAGGAACTCTCCGTGATTGAAATAGCAGAACTCTGCGGATTCAATAACATTTCAAATTTCAACAGAAAATTTAAGGAAATAAAAAAGAAAACGCCTTTTGAATTTAAAAATTCACTTTCCAATCCATAG
- a CDS encoding dihydrodipicolinate synthase family protein, which translates to MSIQWKGVMPAVTTNFTSEDCLDFKMFEINLKAQLNAGVEGIILGGTLGEASTLLEEEKKELVLETVRIVDGKVPVIMNIAEQTTRGAIDAAQKAESFGAKGLMMLPPMRYKATDHETIVYFSEVAKSTSLPIMIYNNPVDYKIEVTLDMFEELLKLDNIQAVKESTRDISNVTRIINRFGSRLKILTGVDTLGLESLLMGADGWVGGLVDAFPEETVAVYKLAKAGRIQEALTIYRWFLPLLELDINAQLVQNIKLAEVGAGLGTEYVRAPRIPLIGKERERVLAIIDEGLRTRPTLPDYKSL; encoded by the coding sequence ATGAGTATTCAATGGAAAGGGGTAATGCCAGCCGTTACCACTAACTTCACATCAGAAGATTGTTTAGATTTCAAAATGTTTGAAATCAACCTAAAAGCACAATTAAATGCAGGTGTTGAAGGGATTATTTTAGGTGGTACTTTAGGAGAAGCCAGTACACTTTTAGAAGAAGAAAAAAAAGAATTAGTGCTTGAAACTGTTCGGATTGTTGATGGAAAAGTTCCTGTTATAATGAATATAGCGGAGCAAACCACAAGAGGAGCAATTGATGCAGCGCAAAAAGCAGAATCGTTTGGAGCAAAAGGACTGATGATGTTGCCGCCAATGCGCTACAAAGCTACAGATCATGAAACAATTGTTTACTTTTCGGAAGTAGCAAAAAGTACTTCACTGCCGATAATGATTTATAATAACCCAGTTGATTATAAAATAGAGGTTACTTTGGATATGTTCGAAGAGCTTTTAAAACTGGATAATATTCAAGCGGTAAAAGAATCAACAAGAGATATTTCGAACGTTACGAGAATAATCAATCGTTTTGGAAGCAGACTGAAAATACTTACTGGTGTAGATACATTAGGACTGGAAAGTTTATTGATGGGAGCTGACGGATGGGTTGGAGGTCTTGTAGATGCGTTCCCAGAAGAAACTGTTGCAGTATACAAATTGGCTAAAGCCGGCCGAATTCAGGAAGCGCTTACTATTTACAGATGGTTTCTGCCTTTATTAGAATTGGATATTAATGCACAGCTTGTTCAGAATATAAAATTAGCAGAGGTTGGAGCAGGTTTAGGAACAGAATATGTAAGAGCACCTAGAATTCCTTTGATTGGAAAAGAAAGAGAAAGAGTTCTTGCTATTATTGACGAAGGTTTAAGAACAAGACCAACTCTTCCTGATTATAAAAGCTTGTAA
- a CDS encoding aldehyde dehydrogenase (NADP(+)) — protein sequence MITGKNYIGSQLLASGDKVFKTFNPQLNVENPWQFIEATADEIKLATTIADKAFLSFQKCSGQEKALFLKTIADEILALGDALLDVYCQESGLPRGRAEGERGRTIGQLNAFAELVADGSWVEATIDTAIPDRIPLPKVDIRKMMRPLGTVVVFGSSNFPFAYSTAGGDTASALAAGCPVIVKSHPMHAGTSEMVTSAVIKAAQKANMPEGIFSNLNSSGIEVGVQLVQDPLVKAVGFTGSIKGGRALYDLAAKRPEPIPVFAEMGSINPVIILPQALKQNAEKWANACAGSVTLGAGQFCTNPGLILAVKNEYLKVFTDQLASEILKIAPTCMLNPSIHLNYKINNQELSSQIGVQVIAAYDESENPNFALQKILTVSGKDFLENPVLHKEVFGPFSIVVQCENEAELVAIINKLEGQLTGTIIAEDNEINNFDAVVDALGNRVGRIIFNGMPTGVEVCPSMVHGGPYPSSSDSRFTAVGINSIKRWVRPFSYQNWPDANLPAALQNENPLGILRLVNNKQTNLPVV from the coding sequence ATGATTACTGGAAAAAATTATATAGGGAGTCAGCTGCTAGCGAGTGGAGATAAAGTTTTTAAAACGTTTAATCCACAGCTTAATGTCGAAAACCCTTGGCAGTTTATCGAAGCAACTGCAGATGAAATTAAATTGGCTACAACAATTGCTGATAAAGCTTTTTTATCGTTTCAGAAGTGTTCGGGTCAGGAAAAAGCACTCTTTTTAAAAACCATTGCCGATGAAATATTGGCTTTGGGAGATGCCTTGTTGGACGTATATTGTCAGGAATCGGGTTTGCCAAGAGGAAGAGCAGAGGGAGAGCGAGGCAGAACTATAGGCCAGCTAAATGCTTTTGCAGAATTAGTTGCCGATGGTTCTTGGGTAGAAGCTACAATTGATACAGCCATTCCTGACAGAATTCCATTGCCTAAAGTTGATATTCGTAAAATGATGCGGCCATTAGGAACTGTAGTTGTGTTTGGTTCCAGTAATTTCCCTTTTGCTTATTCTACAGCAGGAGGGGATACAGCATCAGCATTAGCGGCAGGCTGTCCAGTGATTGTAAAAAGCCACCCGATGCATGCGGGTACTAGTGAAATGGTTACTTCGGCAGTTATTAAAGCGGCGCAAAAAGCAAACATGCCCGAAGGTATTTTTTCTAATTTGAACAGCAGCGGTATTGAAGTTGGGGTTCAGCTAGTACAAGATCCTTTGGTAAAAGCAGTTGGATTTACAGGAAGCATAAAAGGAGGCCGTGCATTGTATGATTTAGCAGCAAAGCGCCCAGAACCAATTCCTGTATTTGCCGAAATGGGAAGCATAAATCCTGTTATAATATTACCACAAGCGCTAAAACAAAATGCAGAAAAATGGGCGAATGCCTGTGCAGGTTCTGTAACTCTTGGTGCGGGACAGTTTTGTACTAATCCAGGGTTAATACTTGCAGTGAAAAATGAATATTTAAAAGTATTTACTGACCAACTTGCAAGTGAAATTTTAAAAATTGCACCTACATGTATGCTGAATCCATCAATTCATCTAAATTATAAGATAAACAATCAGGAATTAAGTTCTCAAATTGGAGTACAAGTTATTGCTGCTTATGATGAAAGTGAGAATCCGAATTTTGCATTGCAAAAAATACTTACGGTATCTGGTAAGGACTTTTTAGAAAACCCTGTTTTGCACAAAGAAGTTTTTGGACCTTTTTCAATTGTAGTGCAGTGTGAAAATGAAGCCGAGTTAGTTGCTATAATAAATAAATTAGAAGGGCAGCTGACAGGTACAATCATAGCTGAAGATAATGAAATTAATAATTTTGATGCCGTTGTTGATGCTTTAGGAAATCGTGTTGGACGGATAATTTTTAACGGAATGCCTACAGGTGTTGAAGTGTGTCCGTCAATGGTGCATGGAGGACCTTATCCATCTTCGTCTGATTCTCGATTTACTGCCGTTGGAATTAATTCCATCAAACGATGGGTTAGACCTTTTAGTTACCAAAATTGGCCTGATGCAAATTTGCCGGCAGCACTTCAAAATGAAAATCCTCTGGGGATTTTACGATTAGTAAACAACAAACAAACAAATCTCCCTGTAGTATAA
- a CDS encoding 4-hydroxyproline epimerase, translating into MARKTFFCVDAHTCGNPVRVVAGGGPNLIGANMSEKRQHFLKEYDWIRKGLMFEPRGHDMMSGSILFPPSNPDNDFGILFIETSGCLPMCGHGTIGTITIAIEEGLVTPKTPGKINMEAPAGLVKIEYKQVDKKVEWVKLTNVKSYLAAEGLTIDCPELGELVFDVAYGGNYYAIVDPQKNFSGVQNFTASKIVQYSQEVRKRINEKYPDLFIHPENDTIRDVSHLLWTGSPLDPTSSGRNAVFYGDKAIDRSPCGTGTSARIAQLHAKGLLKMGEEFIHESYIGSKFIGRIEEETNIGDIKAIVPSIQGWAKVYGYNTIIIDDEDDPYAHGFQVL; encoded by the coding sequence ATGGCTAGAAAAACATTTTTTTGTGTAGATGCACACACTTGTGGCAATCCAGTTCGTGTTGTTGCTGGTGGAGGCCCTAATTTGATAGGAGCAAACATGAGCGAGAAAAGGCAGCACTTTTTGAAGGAATACGATTGGATTCGAAAAGGATTAATGTTCGAGCCTAGAGGACATGACATGATGAGCGGGAGTATATTATTTCCGCCGAGTAATCCTGATAATGATTTTGGTATTTTATTTATTGAAACTTCTGGATGTCTGCCAATGTGCGGCCACGGAACTATAGGCACTATAACTATTGCAATCGAAGAAGGCTTGGTTACGCCAAAAACACCTGGCAAAATAAACATGGAAGCGCCTGCTGGTTTGGTAAAAATTGAATACAAGCAGGTAGATAAAAAAGTGGAATGGGTTAAGCTGACCAATGTAAAATCATATTTGGCAGCCGAAGGATTAACCATAGACTGCCCAGAATTAGGCGAATTAGTTTTTGATGTTGCCTACGGCGGGAATTACTATGCCATTGTAGATCCACAAAAAAACTTCTCTGGAGTTCAGAATTTTACAGCGAGCAAGATTGTTCAGTACAGTCAGGAAGTTAGAAAAAGGATTAATGAAAAATATCCCGATCTGTTCATTCATCCAGAAAATGACACCATTCGTGATGTGAGCCATTTATTGTGGACAGGAAGTCCTTTAGATCCTACTTCTTCAGGACGAAATGCTGTTTTTTATGGTGATAAAGCCATAGACCGTTCGCCATGCGGTACTGGAACTTCGGCAAGAATAGCGCAATTGCATGCCAAAGGACTTTTAAAAATGGGCGAAGAATTTATTCACGAAAGTTATATTGGAAGTAAGTTTATTGGCCGTATCGAAGAAGAAACAAATATTGGCGACATTAAGGCAATTGTCCCAAGCATTCAAGGCTGGGCAAAAGTGTATGGTTACAATACAATCATAATCGATGATGAGGATGATCCTTATGCACATGGATTTCAAGTATTGTAG